Within the Solibacillus silvestris genome, the region AACTTTTCTTGTACTTCGCGTGCATAATCATAATGCACTGCGTTTGATACAGGAATAATTGTTGCTTGCACTGGCGCCAACCAAGTCGGGAATGCCCCTTTGTATTCTTCAATTAAGAATGCTACGAAACGTTCCATTGTCGATACAACACCGCGGTGGATAACAACTGGGCGTTGAGGCTGACCGTCTTCACCAATGTAAGAAAGGTCGAAGCGTTGTGGTAATAAGAAGTCAAGTTGTGCAGTCGATAATGTTTCCTCTTTACCAATAGCTGTTTTTACTTGAACGTCTAGCTTCGGACCATAGAATGCTGCTTCATCTTCTGCGATGAAGTAATCATAACCAAGCTCATCCATTGCTTCTTTTAACATCGCTTGTGCAGTTTCCCACATTTGATCGTCATCAAAGTATTTCTCAGTGTTGTTCGGATCGCGGTAAGAAAGACGGAATGAGAAATCTTTAAGATCAAAGTCTTTATAAACTTCTAAAATCAGTTCCACTACTTTTTTGAATTCTGCTTTAATTTGATCCGGACGTACGAAAATGTGCGCATCATTTAAAGTCATCCCGCGTACTCGTTGTAGACCAGATACGGCACCACTCATTTCATAACGGTGCATTGTTCCAAGTTCTGCGATACGGATTGGTAAGTGACGGTAAGAGTGCAGACCGTTTTTGAATACCATCATATGGTGAGGACAGTTCATTGGACGTAAAACAAGTGTTTCATTGTCCATTTCCATTGGCGGGAACATGCCATCTTGATAGTGCTCCCAGTGTCCTGATGTTTCGTATAATTTTTTCGAGCCAAGCACTGGTGTGTAAACGTGTTTGTAACCTAAAGATAATTCTTTATCTACAATATAACGTTCAATAGTACGGCGGATTGTTGCACCGTTTGGTAACCAAAGTGGTAAACCTTGACCAACTGTTTGGCTAGTCATGAATAAATCCAATTCTTTACCGATTTTACGGTGGTCACGTTCTTTTGCTTCTTCAAGCATTTGAAGGTGGTGCTTCAACTCGTCTTTAGTGAAGAATGCAGTACCGTAAATACGTTGCAGCATTTTGTTGTCTGAGTTACCGCGCCAGTAAGCACCTGCTAATGATAATAATTTGAACTCTTTTAATTTGCCTGTAGATGGTACGTGTACACCACGGCAAAGGTCAAAGAAATCGCCTTGGTAATAGATTGATACTTGGTCATCTGCTGGTATTGCTTCAAGTAGTTCTAATTTGTATTCGTCGCCGACTTCCTCGTATATTTTTTGTGCTTCATCACGAGAAACGTTTTTACGCTCGATTTCGATGTTTTCAGCAATGATTTTTTTCATTTCTTTTTCGATTGCTGGTAAATCTTCTGCAGTAATCGGTGTTGGTGAATCGATGTCATAGTAGAAGCCTGAATCGATAACTGGACCGATACCTAATTTTGCATCCGGGTAAAGACGTTTTACTGCCTGTGCTGTTAAGTGGGCAGTTGAATGGCGAAGAATTTCTAACGCTTCGTCTGATTTGTTAGTAATGATTTCGATCGCACCATCTTGTTCGATTCCTGTTTTGGCATCGATTAATGTGCCGTTGATTTTCCCTGCTAAAGTTGATTTTTTAAGACCTGGGCTGATTGAGCCTGCAACGTCTAATGTAGATGTTCCCTTGGCAAATTCCTTTACTGCGCCATCCGGGAATGTTAATTTGATCATTTCTGACATGTTGTTGTCCTCCTTTATTAATTTAAAAATAAATTATTTTGTATTGAAGAGCGAAGGGCATTTTGAGACTAAACTAGTTGATTGGAGTGAAGGCGGCGAGTGTAGCTGACGGCTAACGCCTTTCGCTACAAACTGCGTTTCCTGGGGAAATAGCGTGACGCCTGAGACGTTCGTGTAAGGCCACGCCCCCGGAAAGCGTTCGCCGTAACTGAAATCAACGGTATTAGTAGCTTCTCTTATTTTTTAGGCAAAATAAAAAGCACCGTCCCAACAAAGGGACGATGCTGTATGCTCGTGGTGCCACCCTTCTTCCTTCTTCGCAAAACGAATCAGAAGCTCTCGGTCAGTTAACGTACTGAGAAACGATGACGGATTGGCCCCGTCACTGCTCGAAGGTAGTAAAGTAAAACGCTTGTGCTAGGAAGCTTGCAGCCGTGTCTTCCCTCTCTAAAAGCCAGTTCGTTAAACTTGTTGTCCTTTTCAATGCATTTATTGTTTATTTACGTACAAAGTATACGCTCGATTTTGCAGAAATGCAATATTGAAAAATAAAACTTTCAATATTTTATTTTCTGCGGTTTGTTCCTGTAATTTCAAGCGGTGTTGTTAATGCCTGTACTCGTTGTAAAATACGGCCCGATTTCATTTCGTCAATTGCCCCATGTTCGGTTACCGCCCATTGTTCTTCCAATTGTTTGTAATTGAAGTTGGACGATATAAACGTCGGTAATTTTTCCGCCATTCGATAATGCAAGATTGACCCGATAATTTCATCTCTTGTCCATGTAGAAATCGGCTCTGAACCTACATCATCCAGCATCAGTACCGGCACTTTTTTTACAAAATCGATTTTCTGCTCAATCGATCCCTCTGTTACCGACGACTTTAATTCTCGGATGAATTCCGGCATATACACTAACAAAGTTTGAATCCGTTCTTTGGATAAAGCATTTGCGATGGCACCTAAAATATAGGTTTTGCCAACACCAAATGTTCCGTATAAATACAGCCCTTTTGCAGGAAGTTCTTTTGTTTCCCGATATTGCTTCCTGAATTCGACCATAAACTGTGTTGCAGCCATACGGGAGTTATCATTCATATCCATTTCATTAAAGTCTGCATTCAGGACATCTTTTGGCATATACATGGTCTTCATCATTGAAGCTAGCTCACGCTGATCATCTTCTTTTAACATTTGCTCACACTTGCGGTAAATAATATTAATCTGACCATTTGAAAGCATTAATTGCGGAACATGGCCTTTATAGAAATTTTGACACTGCGATGTTGAACCGGCTCCACAGCAAGTGTGCTTTTGCTCTACAAATTCAAAAAGTGTCGTCATTCCATATTGAATAACAGCGGAGTTTTCCGTCATATTATGGTCATTCATAAACTGTTGTACACTTGGATGTGATAGCACCCGGTTTTTTAATTCATTATATTTTTGCTCAAATGATGGGATATTAATTTTATTGAGCGAATCTTTTATTGGTTCGATCGTACTCACCTGCTTTTTAATCACTATTTAATTGCTCTAATAACTTTTTGCGTTGCTCTTCAAAATCAATTGGGTTTTGAGTATTGCTAGAATTAGTTTGTTGTACAGGTACCTGATCTTTTTCTTTAAACCAATCCGGCACTACGCCAACTTTCCTTGCACCGCGTTGTTTGTTCTTCTTGTCTTGCATTTCAGTATAAACTTTCGCTTGGGTAATCGTCTGAATTTTATTGTTTCGCCATGTATTTGCGACACTGTTAATATATTTTTCAGGCAATGCACCTTCTGTCTTTTCCATTACATACTCTAGCATGTAATTGACGACAGCCGGGATCATCTTGTAATGCAGGATCAACTTTTCTGCTGTTGCGACAACATACGCAAATGGTTCATGACCATCGTTTAATTCTTTTGTAAAAAGATAAGGCGTCGCTTTTTCATAGCGGGCCAATTCAGGCGTAAACACATAATCCCCCGGATAATATTTCGGTAAATCCTGCTCGGTAATTTTCACGTCTACTTTGTTTTCTTTATAATTTGTTTCAATGTAAGCAAGTGCATCTTTAGCCAACAGGATATCTTTCAGCTGCATATTTAGTGCCAGCGTCTGAATTTGATTACGTCCAAAACGGCTCGTTTTATTCGTTAATATAAATTCAAGAATTGCGTTGACAACACCAACTTTAATGCCATGTTTTAATACAAGGTCATCCACTTGCTTCACTAACATTTCAACCGGTTCTTTACCGTTAAGTAAGTTTTTCATGAAATCATATGGCAATGTTTCATCGAAAGCCGGAATCCATTTTGACATATCCTTAACCGTAACTTTAAATGCAAGCGGTGTATCCATCGTAATTTTAGAAGCCTTCAATTGAGATCCATCGCTTTCTTCAACAATACGAAGGGCTTCCAAAGCATTTGCAGGCGGATTTAACATCCAGTTACCTGCGATTGACTGCACAAAGTTTTTTGTCAGTTTCCCGTTACTCTCGTTGTAGGCATATTCCATCAGCACGTTGACAGCGCCGACCGAAAGCCCTTGCTGCAATACGAGTTCCTCCGCTAAATCGACAATAAATTTTACCGGCTTTTTCCCTTTATACAGCGATTTCAAGAAATAATAAGGAACCGTTTTATCATAGTGAATTGATTGGTCATCTACCGTTAAATAATCTTCTGTCACTTTAATAAGATTGCGTTCATTTCGCTTTTCAATATAGTCCAATGCTTGCTCTGCTGTTTTAATTTGATTGTATCGGATTTCAGATGCCAACGCTTCTACAAACGATTCTGGTAGGTTTCCTTTTGTTGAATCCCAAACATGGCGAATAATGACGTTCGCCACTTCGATCGGTATATCATAAGAACTGTAAAGCGATTCTGCTATTTTCACATGCCCTGAAAACGGTTCTTCACCATGAGTCAATATAAGTAAATACTGATAAGGCGTAGAATTTTTAAAATCAACTAACGCTGAATCAGGAGAATCATTTTTCGAGTTATTATTTTCTTCAACTTTATTCAAATCGTTATTCGTAACCGTAATTTGCGATAAATTTTTCGATTTACGATCACGGTAGCTATGTTCAACTTTTGCAATTTCCATTGTATTTTCAGCTGTTTTTGCACCTTTTTTCAGCCAGTTATTCATGACAACCTTCATAAAGTTTTTATTGTAATTCAGTTCATCATTCATTGAAATATAATGAATCAAAACATTCAATGTGCCGTAAGATACCCCTTTTCTAATGAAATTGTTAAATTCCATTACAACGGATTCCGGTGGCAAATAACCATTAAATTTTTGAAAAACTTCTATCGGTGAGGTTTTTTCTAAATACTCGATTAAACCTTCTTTATCATTAATATTTCGCTGTGTTTTTGCAGGTGCAGTGTTCATTACTTCTACCGAACGGAAAATGTCCTGTTTTTTGATCAGTTTCGGTTTCGAGACACCGACGTTCAACTGGTAATATTCTTCACAGCGTTTTTCCAGCTCTTTTTTTGTAAGTCCATCATCTGTATCCCATGCCAATAACACAATTCTTTGCATGTCCGTTACAGAGAAATTGTACATGAAAGCTAATTTGGCAATAGCAATTTTAATATCAAGTGTAAATAATTTACTCGGAATCAAGTTTTGGCTCATGCCCATCATGAAGCTTTTGAAATCAAATAAGTCATACTCAAACGGGTACGACATTTTTGAACGTTCATTTACCGAACCTGTATTTTCCTGCATGACTTGCTTTAGCTCAGTTTCTGTTATTGCTACAAATGCATCGTTAAAGCTGCATGTCACATCTTTGTATCCATGTAAGGAAATATCATGTTTCGTTAATTTATTTCGCAATGCTTCATACTGTTCACGACCGATTTTTCGTAAAAGTGCTACCGAAAGAATCGAATCGTCAAAAAAATCGCGGCCAGTCAAAGGCGGATATAAAATATACTTCATTGATTTATATGAATCCATCATTTTTTCAAATGACTTCACTAAACCAATTGCCTCTAATACAATTCTTGCTTGTAGTAATTGCTTCGGTTTAAAACTTAATGAATCTAGCAGGTTGCTATGAAAACAAGTTGCTTTTTCCTGTTGTTGTGTTTCAACCCATAACTTTAAATATAATGCGGTAGCTTCAACACCGATAATCGGCTGATAGCATAATTGCAATGCAAGCTGATGCTCACTAGTGATATTTTGAGGGCAATGAATTTCACAATGGTCATATGGATTTAGCTGATTCATCATTACCATTTATCCCTCCTAACACTTATTTGTCATTTGACTGACGGGTCATAATTTCTTTCAGTTCCTCGATAAAGACTGTAATATCTTTAAATTGACGGTAAACAGAGGCGAAGCGCACATAGGCCACCTCATCAATTTTTGCAAGTCGGTCCATCACCATCTCCCCGACATTTTCCGAGCGTACTTCCGCATTGCCTAATCGGCGTAATTCCTTTTCAATTGATAGGACAATCTCTTCTAATTGATCTAATGCAACTGGTCGCTTTTCACATGCGCGGATCAGACCACGCAACACTTTTTCACGACTAAACTCCTCGCGTGAGCTATCCTTTTTCACTACGATTAAAGGGGTTTCTTCAATTTTTTCAAATGTCGTAAAGCGAAAAGCACAAGATTCACATTCACGACGTCTGCGAATTTCTTTATTATCATCAACAGGTCTTGAGTCTACAACGCGTGTACCGTTGTATTGACAAGCTGGACATCTCATATAATAATTTCTCCTAAAAGTTAGTTTATTCTATTATAACAAAAACAACGCGCTTGAAATAGTGCTTCACGCGCGTTGAAATTTTCCAATGGAAAGTCATTCAATTATATAGTGCATTGGTGCTTCACACAATAGAAAAAGCCTTTTGCAAAAATGGTTTGATTTTCCGCAAAAGGTTTTTCTGTTACATCAGACGTATTTACGCCTTTTTGAAGTGATCTATCACATTTTAACAAGCATTAAAATTATGCATTTACTGTTGCTAATTCGTTTGCAATTTTCTTTGTTAAGTCTACTACGCGTGCAGAGTAACCCCACTCATTATCATACCATGCGATAACCTTTACTTTACGGTCTCCCAATACAATCGTAGTTAAGCCGTCTACAGTAGATGAGTACGTTGTTGTATTGTAGTCAGAAGATACTAATGGCTCCATAGAGAAGTTTAAAATACCGTTCATTTTGCCGTCAGCTGCCGCCTTAAATGCCGCATTTACTTCTTCTACTGTAACGTCTTTTTCTACATCTACAACTAAATCAACTAAAGAAACGTTTGGTGTTGGTACACGTAATGCCATACCATGAATTTTCCCATCCAATTCCGGTAATACAAGGCGCAATGCTTTTGCTGCACCAGTTGAAGTTGGGATAATTGATGATCCGCAGTTACGCGCACGACGTAAATCTTTATGAGGGTTATCGATGTTGTTTTGATCGTTTGTATAAGCGTGAACTGTTGTCATTAAGCCGTTTACAATGCCGAACTCATCGTTTAATACTTTTGCTACAGGAGCTAAACAGTTTGTCGTACAAGATGCATTTGAAATAACATCATGCTTTGATAAATCCAATTTATCATCATTTACACCTAAAACAACGGTAATATCTTCATTTTTACCAGGAGCAGTTAAAATAACTTTTTTCGCGCCAGCTTCAATATGTTTTGCTGCTTTTTCACGTTCATTAAATTTGCCAGTAGCTTCGATTACGATATCTACACCCATTTGAGCCCATGGTAATTTTAATGGATCGCGTTCACTAACTAATTCAACACGTTTGCCGTTTACAATTAAGGCACCTTCGACTGCTTCTACAGTCCCCGGGAACATACCATGATTTGTGTCATACTTAATTAAATGTGCTAACGTTTCAGATGGATAGCTTGCATTCACCGCTACGATATTCACGTCACCGCGCATCATTGCTTGTCGGAACACCATACGACCAATGCGGCCAAAACCATTAATTGCAATAGAAACTGTCATATTATTTAAATCCTCCTAAAAGTACGATTCATTCGTTTTGTTTATTCGTTGATTAGTATAACACATATTATAAAAAGTTGAACATATTTAATCCACTAAATTAAATTTGTTATTTTCAGATAATACATACCCTCAAAATAAAAACCTCAACCCAATTTTTAATAAAATTAGTTGAGGTTATATTTTACTTCAGTACATTCCATTCATACAAAATATTTTGAAGCTGAATTGCCGTATCTTCCAGCGTACCGTTATTATGAATGACAGCATCAGCTAGCTGTTCTTTTTCTTTTACCGGAATTTGTGAGGCAATACGGGCATTTGCTTCATCTTCCGTAAAGCCGTTTCGTTCCATTAAGCGCTGCAGCTGAACTTCTTTATTTACAGAAACAACAATGATTTTTTCAACGAAATGTTCCAGCTTGCTTTCAAATAACAGCGGAATATCCATGAAAATGTTTTTTTCTCCATAAGACATTAATTCATCACGCTGACGCAGCATTTCTTCACGAATAGCCGGATGTATAATGCTATTTAAAGTTTTTCGCATTTCTTCATCATGAAAAATAATACTTCCCACTTTTGCACGGTCCATTGAACCATCGTGTGCAACGACTTCCGGTCCAAATGCTTCCGCAATTTTTTTTAATGTCGGTGTACCAGGCTCGACTACTTGCCGCGCCACTAAATCGGCATCAACGATTGGTAATCCGTATGACTCAATCATTTTAGCAACTGTACTCTTTCCACTGGCAATACTACCTGTTAAACCAATAATCACAGCAATTCCCCTTTATTTTTGACATTGCGGACAATATGTTGATGTTCTGCCCGCAATTACGAGCGACTCTGTATTTGTTTCACATACAACACATTGCTTTTTCCCATACATTTTCAGTCGATGCTGCATTGTTCCAGCACCACCATTAATACTGCGATAGTCTGAAATTGTCGATCCACCCGAATCTATGCTTTCCTGCAACACATCACAAATCACACGAAAGAGCGTCGTCTTCTGCTCGCGGCTTAACTCATTCGTTGCTTTTCCAGGATGAATAAGCATTTTGAACAATGCTTCGGTTGCATAAATATTCCCGCAACCAGAAATCACCTGACCGTCCATGATGACTTCTTTAATCGGTTTTTTCGCGAATTTCGGTTTTTCACTTTGCATGATGAAAAAATCACAGGCGATTTCATCAAAAGGCTCCGGTGCCATTTTTAACAATGGTGGATGATCGGCAATTTCTTTAATAAACCGTAATTCACCAAAACGGCGGATATCTGCATAGACAAGCAATTCTCCGCTTGCCAATGTGAATATTGCATGAATATGCTTGCGGAATTTTTCTTCCGTTATCTCCAGCACATCAGTAACAACAAACCATGCGCCACTCATCCCTAAATGATTCACTAAAATAAAACGTTCATCATCTTTCTTGAGATGAAAGAATATATATTTTGATCTGCGCTCCAATTTATCGATTTTCATATCGCGTACTAATAGTTCAAACTGAGAAGGCTTTGCGTTTTTTACAATCGCCTGTTTTCCAGCTTCATGTGATGTATAAACAACATCCGACAAAGAGACAGATTCAATCGTCTTTCCTTCTACAATTGGCCGTAAATCACGTACGACCCCTTCTACTTCTGGTAATTCCGGCATAAATGGTACTCCTTATTTCGCATCGTACCATGTAGCACCATATGAAAACTCAACCTTTAAAGGCACACTTAACTTAATTGCATTTTCCATAACTTCAGGTACGATACGTTCTAAAATTTCAATTTCTTCTTTTGGTGCTTCAAAAATAAGCTCATCGTGAACTTGTAATAATAACTTCGTCTGTAATCCTTCTTGTTCAAGGCGTGCGTTCATATCAATCATTGCTTTTTTAATAATATCCGCTGCACTTCCTTGAATTGGTGTATTCATCGCAGTACGCTCTGCAAAACTTCTTAAATTGAAGTTCGAACTTGTAATGTCCGGCAAGTAGCGGCGGCGATTTAAAATCGTTGTAACGAACCCTGCTTTCTTTGCCTCTTCAATACTTGTATCCATATAGTTTTTTACACCCGGGAAGCTTTGCAAATAGTTTTCGATAAAAATTGCCGCTTCTTTACGGGTAATATCAAGGCTTTGCGATAAGCCGTAATCACTAATCCCGTATACAATACCAAAGTTAACAGCTTTTGCAGTGCGACGCATTAAACTTGTCACTTCGTCCGGATTCTCAAGATTAAACACATCCATCGCCGTACGCGTATGGATGTCCATCCCTTGCTGGAATGCCTCTACAAGCGCATCATCTCCGCACATATGAGCCAATACGCGCAGCTCAATCTGTGAATAGTCCGCCGCAAACAAAATCCAATCCTTTTTCGACGGAACAAATGCTTTTCGAATTTTGCGTCCTTCTTCTAAACGAATCGGGATATTTTGTAAATTCGGGTTCGTTGAGCTTAAACGCCCAGTTGAAGTTAATGCCTGCTGGAATCGGGTATGCACTTTTGAATCTTCTTTATGCACTTCTTTTATTAAACCTTCAATATATGTTGACTGCAGTTTCGCAAGCGTTCGGTACTCAAGAATATGCTTCACAATGTCATGCTCGGACTGTAACTTCTCCAGTACATCGGCTGCTGTTGAATATCCTGTCTTTGTCTTTTTAATGACAGGTAAGCCTAATTTATCAAATAAGATAACACCAAGCTGTTTCGGTGAATTAATATTGAATTTCTCGCCTGCCAGCTCATAAATTGTCGCTTCCATTACTTTAAGCTTTGCCTTCAAATCATCACCCATTTGACGTAATGTATCAATATTGACAGTTATCCCTTCGCTCTCCATTTTCCCTAAAATATGTGCAAGCGGCAGCTCCAGCTCTTTGTATAATTCAAACTGTTCATTTTCCTTCAGCTTTTGCTCTAATAAAGGCTGCAGCTTCCAAACTGCTACCGCTTTTCGGCTCACATGTTCAGCTACATGATCCGCACCTGGAACAACCCACTTCGCCCCTTTTCCGTAGATTGCTTCATTGGATTGGACATCCTGGTAACCGAATTCCTTTGCAAGTGTTGCCACATCATCACCAGATATCGACGGCTTTAAAATGTACGAAGCTAATAATAAATCGAACTCCACGCCTTTAAGCTCAATCCCTAAACGATGGAGCATTGCTTGTGTTGCTTTACTGTCCACAATATACTTTTTCTTAGTTTCATCTTGCAGCCATGCTTTTAAGTCCGCATTATCAACTACATTATCAATCGCTGTATAAACCGTACGTTCTCCGTCTGACAAGGCTAAACCGAGGGCATTACAGCTATGGTAATGTTCGTTTTCCAACTCGAGGTGGATTGCCATCGTTTCTTTTAACATGTCGCCTGTAATAGCCTGTACATTTTCAAATACTAATTCAGCTTGTTCCGTTTCTACTGCTTCAAAATCACTTTTTTCGATTAAAGATTTAAAGCCAAGCTCTTGCCATACATTAAGAAGTGCTTCCTCATCCGGACCTGCATATGCTAAATCATCAAGTGAAATTGTTAGTGGTGCATCTGTATGAATTGTCGCAAGCTTTTTTGATAAGTGAGCCATTTCTTCATTGTCTACCAGCTTTTCTTTCATTTTCGAAGCTTTCAATGAATCCATCGCTTCATATAATTTTTCAATCGTCCCGTGTTCCTTCAATAATTTAATCGCTGTTTTTTCACCAACGCCTGGAACTCCCGGAATATTATCGGATTGATCACCCATAAGCCCTTTCATATCGATAATTTGCTCCGGTGTCAGTCCATATTTTTCTTCAATATGTGCAGGTGTATATTTTTCGATATCGGTAATCCCTTTACGGGTAATATATACTGTGACATCCTCTGTTGCGAGCTGCGTTAAATCTTTATCTCCTGAAACAACGATAACTTCGATCCCTTGTCCAGCAGCCTGTTTTGCTAACGTTCCGATAATGTCATCCGCTTCGTACATTTCCAGTTCATAGCGTTTAATGTTGTATGCATCAATCAGTTTTCGAATATAAGGGAATTGTTCGGAAAGCTCTGGCGGAGTTTTTTGACGGCCCCCTTTATATTCACCGAATGATTCATGACGAAAAGTCGTTTTGCCGGCATCAAACGCAACAAGCATTTGTGTCGGATTTTCCTCACCGATAATTTTTTGCAGCATCGTTGTAAATCCGTAAGTCGCATTTGTATGAATCCCGCTGTCATTTGTCAGCAGCGGCAATGCAAAAAAGGCACGATAAGCCAATGAGTTTCCATCTAGTAAAAGCAATTTTTGTTTTGTCATGCAAGTTCCTCCAATAATATATCAATTTTGCCTTGGCGTAATTGCGTCCAGATTCGGGTTAGGCACAAAGGATGTGGGTCAGTCAGCCATTAAGGGACATACAATACTCTTCAGGAACCATAAACCGATTCTTTGACATCCGCCGGAGGCACCAACTTCATTTAGCAGATGTTTTAACATTCGCAAATGACATTCGGTACGATTATATGTTCTCTTTCTACTTTAGCGATTGTTCACATGAATTGCCAATATTTAATGTGGTGTTCGTCAGATTTTTTAAGGAAACAAAAAGGCCCCTATTGCTAGGAGCCTGTAATCTTTATTTTAACTTTTTAAATTTAAAGTTCTTCACTACTTCGCGTTTTTCTTCATAAAATACTTCTTCAAAAATTACCGTTAATAAAAAGGCATTTAAAAATGGTATGATGACATACATCGGCATGCCGCCTAAATCATATGGCATTAAACCGCGCGCAAATACTTCTACAAATCCAATTTGTGTGAAATAAAATATCATACCAATACCAACTTGCCAAATCGGACGCTTATCTTCACGTTTTTCAAACCATAGTACTTTCTTGAATGAATCCCGTA harbors:
- the nrdR gene encoding transcriptional regulator NrdR, giving the protein MRCPACQYNGTRVVDSRPVDDNKEIRRRRECESCAFRFTTFEKIEETPLIVVKKDSSREEFSREKVLRGLIRACEKRPVALDQLEEIVLSIEKELRRLGNAEVRSENVGEMVMDRLAKIDEVAYVRFASVYRQFKDITVFIEELKEIMTRQSNDK
- a CDS encoding replication initiation protein; this translates as MVMMNQLNPYDHCEIHCPQNITSEHQLALQLCYQPIIGVEATALYLKLWVETQQQEKATCFHSNLLDSLSFKPKQLLQARIVLEAIGLVKSFEKMMDSYKSMKYILYPPLTGRDFFDDSILSVALLRKIGREQYEALRNKLTKHDISLHGYKDVTCSFNDAFVAITETELKQVMQENTGSVNERSKMSYPFEYDLFDFKSFMMGMSQNLIPSKLFTLDIKIAIAKLAFMYNFSVTDMQRIVLLAWDTDDGLTKKELEKRCEEYYQLNVGVSKPKLIKKQDIFRSVEVMNTAPAKTQRNINDKEGLIEYLEKTSPIEVFQKFNGYLPPESVVMEFNNFIRKGVSYGTLNVLIHYISMNDELNYNKNFMKVVMNNWLKKGAKTAENTMEIAKVEHSYRDRKSKNLSQITVTNNDLNKVEENNNSKNDSPDSALVDFKNSTPYQYLLILTHGEEPFSGHVKIAESLYSSYDIPIEVANVIIRHVWDSTKGNLPESFVEALASEIRYNQIKTAEQALDYIEKRNERNLIKVTEDYLTVDDQSIHYDKTVPYYFLKSLYKGKKPVKFIVDLAEELVLQQGLSVGAVNVLMEYAYNESNGKLTKNFVQSIAGNWMLNPPANALEALRIVEESDGSQLKASKITMDTPLAFKVTVKDMSKWIPAFDETLPYDFMKNLLNGKEPVEMLVKQVDDLVLKHGIKVGVVNAILEFILTNKTSRFGRNQIQTLALNMQLKDILLAKDALAYIETNYKENKVDVKITEQDLPKYYPGDYVFTPELARYEKATPYLFTKELNDGHEPFAYVVATAEKLILHYKMIPAVVNYMLEYVMEKTEGALPEKYINSVANTWRNNKIQTITQAKVYTEMQDKKNKQRGARKVGVVPDWFKEKDQVPVQQTNSSNTQNPIDFEEQRKKLLEQLNSD
- a CDS encoding dephospho-CoA kinase, which translates into the protein MIIGLTGSIASGKSTVAKMIESYGLPIVDADLVARQVVEPGTPTLKKIAEAFGPEVVAHDGSMDRAKVGSIIFHDEEMRKTLNSIIHPAIREEMLRQRDELMSYGEKNIFMDIPLLFESKLEHFVEKIIVVSVNKEVQLQRLMERNGFTEDEANARIASQIPVKEKEQLADAVIHNNGTLEDTAIQLQNILYEWNVLK
- a CDS encoding threonine--tRNA ligase; the protein is MSEMIKLTFPDGAVKEFAKGTSTLDVAGSISPGLKKSTLAGKINGTLIDAKTGIEQDGAIEIITNKSDEALEILRHSTAHLTAQAVKRLYPDAKLGIGPVIDSGFYYDIDSPTPITAEDLPAIEKEMKKIIAENIEIERKNVSRDEAQKIYEEVGDEYKLELLEAIPADDQVSIYYQGDFFDLCRGVHVPSTGKLKEFKLLSLAGAYWRGNSDNKMLQRIYGTAFFTKDELKHHLQMLEEAKERDHRKIGKELDLFMTSQTVGQGLPLWLPNGATIRRTIERYIVDKELSLGYKHVYTPVLGSKKLYETSGHWEHYQDGMFPPMEMDNETLVLRPMNCPHHMMVFKNGLHSYRHLPIRIAELGTMHRYEMSGAVSGLQRVRGMTLNDAHIFVRPDQIKAEFKKVVELILEVYKDFDLKDFSFRLSYRDPNNTEKYFDDDQMWETAQAMLKEAMDELGYDYFIAEDEAAFYGPKLDVQVKTAIGKEETLSTAQLDFLLPQRFDLSYIGEDGQPQRPVVIHRGVVSTMERFVAFLIEEYKGAFPTWLAPVQATIIPVSNAVHYDYAREVQEKLAAAGIRVEMDDREEKLGYKIREAQMQKIPYMLVLGDKEVAENAVNIRRYGSKDSETISFEQFLADITAEVKK
- a CDS encoding type I glyceraldehyde-3-phosphate dehydrogenase (NAD-dependent; catalyzes the formation of 3-phospho-D-glyceroyl phosphate from D-glyceraldehyde 3-phosphate; active during glycolysis), with product MTVSIAINGFGRIGRMVFRQAMMRGDVNIVAVNASYPSETLAHLIKYDTNHGMFPGTVEAVEGALIVNGKRVELVSERDPLKLPWAQMGVDIVIEATGKFNEREKAAKHIEAGAKKVILTAPGKNEDITVVLGVNDDKLDLSKHDVISNASCTTNCLAPVAKVLNDEFGIVNGLMTTVHAYTNDQNNIDNPHKDLRRARNCGSSIIPTSTGAAKALRLVLPELDGKIHGMALRVPTPNVSLVDLVVDVEKDVTVEEVNAAFKAAADGKMNGILNFSMEPLVSSDYNTTTYSSTVDGLTTIVLGDRKVKVIAWYDNEWGYSARVVDLTKKIANELATVNA
- a CDS encoding DNA-formamidopyrimidine glycosylase, with amino-acid sequence MPELPEVEGVVRDLRPIVEGKTIESVSLSDVVYTSHEAGKQAIVKNAKPSQFELLVRDMKIDKLERRSKYIFFHLKKDDERFILVNHLGMSGAWFVVTDVLEITEEKFRKHIHAIFTLASGELLVYADIRRFGELRFIKEIADHPPLLKMAPEPFDEIACDFFIMQSEKPKFAKKPIKEVIMDGQVISGCGNIYATEALFKMLIHPGKATNELSREQKTTLFRVICDVLQESIDSGGSTISDYRSINGGAGTMQHRLKMYGKKQCVVCETNTESLVIAGRTSTYCPQCQK
- a CDS encoding primosomal protein DnaI produces the protein MIKKQVSTIEPIKDSLNKINIPSFEQKYNELKNRVLSHPSVQQFMNDHNMTENSAVIQYGMTTLFEFVEQKHTCCGAGSTSQCQNFYKGHVPQLMLSNGQINIIYRKCEQMLKEDDQRELASMMKTMYMPKDVLNADFNEMDMNDNSRMAATQFMVEFRKQYRETKELPAKGLYLYGTFGVGKTYILGAIANALSKERIQTLLVYMPEFIRELKSSVTEGSIEQKIDFVKKVPVLMLDDVGSEPISTWTRDEIIGSILHYRMAEKLPTFISSNFNYKQLEEQWAVTEHGAIDEMKSGRILQRVQALTTPLEITGTNRRK